One segment of Thermodesulfovibrio sp. 3907-1M DNA contains the following:
- a CDS encoding manganese-dependent inorganic pyrophosphatase — translation MSDIYVIGHKAPDTDTVCSAIVYAGIKGYKAATAGPINEETEFALKQFGVSAPEVLENASGKTLVLVDHNEPGQRVDGAEKILAIIDHHKMNFNYPDPIFIHVEPVGSTATVIAKMFPNEVKANKTYAGLLLSAILSDTVIFKSPTTTEEDKKIAQELAQVAGISDITKFGVDLKKAKASIKGKPIADVVHVDFKDYDFKGKKVGIGQTEVVDIEEVYERKDEFVKYLNELKSSKGYDMVIFMATDIIKEGTELYYVGDSAKIEKAFNVKVSGPSVWLPGVMSRKKQVAPPVEKVYLEG, via the coding sequence ATGAGTGATATTTATGTAATTGGCCATAAGGCACCTGACACAGACACAGTGTGTTCAGCAATTGTTTATGCAGGCATTAAAGGCTACAAGGCAGCAACAGCAGGACCTATTAATGAAGAAACAGAGTTTGCTCTCAAGCAGTTTGGAGTATCAGCCCCTGAAGTTCTTGAAAATGCTTCTGGTAAAACACTGGTACTGGTAGATCACAATGAACCTGGTCAGAGAGTTGATGGTGCAGAAAAAATACTTGCAATCATTGATCATCACAAGATGAATTTTAATTATCCTGATCCAATATTTATTCATGTTGAGCCTGTGGGAAGCACAGCAACAGTCATTGCAAAAATGTTTCCTAATGAAGTAAAAGCAAACAAAACATATGCTGGTTTGCTTCTAAGTGCAATTCTCTCTGACACAGTTATCTTCAAATCTCCAACAACCACTGAAGAAGACAAAAAAATTGCTCAGGAACTTGCCCAGGTAGCAGGAATTTCTGACATTACAAAGTTTGGAGTTGACCTCAAAAAAGCAAAGGCAAGCATAAAAGGGAAACCAATAGCTGATGTCGTTCATGTTGATTTTAAAGACTATGACTTCAAAGGCAAAAAAGTGGGAATTGGACAGACAGAAGTTGTTGACATTGAAGAAGTTTATGAGCGTAAGGATGAGTTTGTGAAGTATCTTAATGAACTCAAAAGCAGCAAAGGCTATGACATGGTTATTTTCATGGCAACTGACATCATAAAGGAAGGAACAGAGCTTTACTATGTTGGAGATTCTGCAAAAATTGAAAAAGCCTTCAATGTAAAAGTTTCAGGTCCTTCTGTATGGCTTCCTGGTGTAATGTCCCGTAAAAAACAGGTAGCACCACCTGTTGAAAAGGTTTATCTGGAAGGTTAA
- a CDS encoding DUF58 domain-containing protein, producing MALSGIVSFFNLKNIEISILPPEDIFALKPASFRIRAKNKYFFGVFLLRIKVFNEEKIISYLKGEKNLIVNLTFSKRGIHTIKEIIVSSYFPFYFFKRTRTLPLKFEFTVFPYPLKCDISFLISEGKAKVDSIISKGKSYEGEVTGVRAYTHGDPIKYIHWKATAKTSSLKTKEFSPPSGNPVVVNLSDFSGNIEEKISKTAYALIELTKMGNPAGLKLNNEFYPPETGHSHLRRMLYALAVYNSK from the coding sequence ATGGCTTTGAGTGGCATTGTTTCTTTTTTTAATCTAAAAAATATTGAAATTTCAATACTGCCTCCAGAGGATATCTTTGCCTTAAAACCTGCAAGTTTCAGAATAAGAGCAAAAAATAAGTATTTTTTCGGAGTTTTTCTTTTAAGAATTAAAGTTTTTAATGAAGAAAAAATTATTTCTTACCTTAAAGGAGAAAAAAATTTGATTGTAAATTTAACATTTTCTAAAAGGGGCATTCACACTATCAAAGAAATAATAGTTTCATCATACTTTCCCTTTTATTTCTTTAAAAGAACAAGAACTCTTCCATTAAAATTTGAATTTACAGTATTTCCATATCCATTAAAATGTGATATATCCTTTTTAATTTCAGAGGGTAAAGCAAAAGTAGATTCAATTATTTCAAAAGGAAAGTCATATGAGGGTGAAGTCACCGGAGTAAGAGCTTATACTCATGGTGACCCTATAAAATACATACACTGGAAAGCAACAGCTAAGACATCTTCTCTCAAAACAAAAGAGTTTTCTCCTCCTTCAGGAAACCCTGTAGTTGTGAATTTGAGCGATTTTTCAGGTAACATTGAAGAAAAAATCAGTAAAACAGCTTATGCTTTAATTGAACTTACAAAGATGGGAAATCCTGCAGGATTAAAACTTAACAATGAATTTTATCCTCCAGAAACTGGACATTCTCACTTAAGGAGAATGCTTTATGCTCTTGCGGTTTATAACTCAAAGTAA
- a CDS encoding OsmC family protein produces the protein MLKAKVKWAGGLQFIGQSGTGHAIVIDGSPDYGGENTGMRPMELLLVGLGGCSGMDIASILAKKKQDVRGIEINVKGKQPDEYPKRFTEIEIEFIVKGKNLSEEAVKRAVQLSMEKYCSVKATLEHSAKIIHSYKIEEVD, from the coding sequence ATGCTAAAGGCAAAGGTAAAATGGGCAGGAGGGCTACAGTTTATAGGACAATCAGGCACAGGTCATGCAATTGTTATAGATGGAAGCCCGGACTATGGTGGTGAAAATACAGGAATGCGTCCTATGGAGCTTTTGCTTGTAGGGCTGGGAGGATGCAGTGGTATGGATATTGCTTCAATTCTTGCAAAGAAAAAGCAGGATGTAAGAGGTATAGAGATAAATGTTAAGGGCAAACAGCCTGATGAATACCCGAAGAGATTCACAGAAATAGAGATTGAGTTTATAGTGAAGGGTAAAAATCTATCAGAGGAAGCTGTAAAAAGAGCTGTCCAGCTTTCAATGGAAAAATACTGCTCTGTAAAGGCAACGCTTGAGCACTCAGCAAAGATAATTCATTCATATAAAATAGAAGAGGTTGATTAG
- the hypD gene encoding hydrogenase formation protein HypD: MKEFVETIEKLSKKIQRQINLMEVCGTHTVSIFRHGIRSLIPSNIKLLSGPGCPVCVTPIQDIDRMLYIAKQPNVIVTTFGDMMRVPGSDGSLYRAKAEGVDVRMVYSPLDALKVAEQNRDKKVVFFAVGFETTSPLIAATVAVAEDKKIENFYIYSVHKLVPPALEVLVNTEELKLDGFILPGHVSTIIGSKPYEFIVSKYKKACVITGFDADDILQAIAMLLKQILEDEPRIQIQYKDAVKPEGNPKAVEFINMYFEQADSNWRGIGVIPKSGLKLKKEYSHRDAEKVFDIPPLQSKEPKGCQCGLVLRGVKLPPECPLFGKICTPQNPVGACMVSSEGSCAAYYKYARG; encoded by the coding sequence TTGAAAGAATTCGTTGAAACCATTGAAAAACTATCAAAAAAAATCCAAAGACAGATAAATCTAATGGAAGTCTGTGGAACTCATACTGTCTCCATTTTTAGACACGGCATAAGAAGCCTTATACCCTCTAACATAAAACTGCTGAGCGGTCCTGGATGCCCTGTTTGCGTAACTCCAATACAAGACATTGACAGAATGCTCTATATTGCAAAACAGCCCAATGTAATTGTTACAACCTTTGGTGATATGATGAGAGTTCCTGGAAGTGATGGTTCTCTTTACAGAGCAAAAGCTGAAGGAGTGGATGTAAGAATGGTTTATTCACCACTGGATGCATTAAAAGTGGCAGAGCAAAACAGAGATAAAAAAGTAGTATTTTTTGCAGTAGGATTTGAAACAACCTCACCTCTGATAGCAGCCACAGTTGCTGTTGCAGAAGACAAAAAAATTGAAAACTTTTACATTTATTCAGTTCATAAATTAGTTCCGCCAGCACTTGAAGTTCTGGTTAATACAGAGGAACTCAAACTTGATGGATTTATTCTTCCAGGTCATGTAAGCACAATAATTGGGAGTAAACCCTATGAATTTATTGTATCAAAATACAAAAAAGCGTGCGTAATCACAGGATTTGATGCTGATGATATTCTTCAGGCAATAGCCATGTTGCTGAAACAAATTTTAGAGGATGAGCCAAGAATACAGATACAGTATAAAGATGCTGTGAAACCGGAAGGGAATCCAAAGGCAGTTGAATTTATAAATATGTATTTTGAACAAGCTGATAGTAACTGGCGAGGTATTGGAGTAATTCCCAAGAGTGGTCTTAAACTTAAGAAAGAATACTCACATAGAGATGCCGAAAAAGTTTTTGATATTCCTCCACTGCAGTCAAAAGAACCAAAAGGATGTCAATGTGGTCTTGTTCTTAGAGGAGTGAAACTTCCACCTGAGTGTCCTTTATTTGGAAAAATCTGCACACCTCAGAATCCTGTTGGAGCATGCATGGTAAGCTCTGAAGGAAGCTGCGCAGCCTATTACAAATATGCAAGAGGCTAA
- the secA gene encoding preprotein translocase subunit SecA — MVKILEKIFGTKNERELKRYFKIVETINALESLISNLSDEALKAKTEEFKERLAKGQSLDDILVEAFAVVREVAKRTLGMRHFDVQLVGGLVLHEGKIAEMKTGEGKTLVATLAAYLNALEGKGVHVVTVNDYLARRDVQWMGPIYNFLGLSVGVIQPDASFVYDPAYRVPDKRFDRLRPCSKKEAYLADITYGTNNEFGFDYLRDNMCYRIEEQCQRELNYAIVDEVDSILIDEARTPLIISGPSEESTDIYYAVNRIIKYLKPEEDFKLDEKLKTVVLTEQGSRKAERLLGIDNLYDPANIQTVHHINQAIRAHYFFKKDVDYVVKDGKVIIVDEFTGRLLPGRRWSDGLHQAIEAKEGLKIEAENQTLATITFQNYFRMYKKLAGMTGTADTEAAEFAEIYNLDVVVIPTHKPMIRQDYPDAVYKTEKAKYEAVVREIEECYQAGRPVLVGTTSIEKSELLSRMLKKKGIPHNVLNAKYHDKEAEIVAQAGRIGAVTIATNMAGRGTDILLGGNPEFLAREMLDGKDYTEEEFQQTLKKAREVCEKEHEKVVSLGGLHIIGTERHESRRIDNQLRGRAGRQGDPGSSRFYLSLEDELLRLFGGERLQSLMHFLKIEDDMPIENKMVSKAIENAQKRVEAHNFDIRKHLLKYDDVMNTQRKEIYSFRKEVLESSSLKEKVFEFLETEVDELVDFYLSDEDGGIEKLKEQINVRFDVDVDLNNKSKDEIKQHLIEKLKEAYEQKEAKIGSQLMRDVEKMIFLHVIDTKWKDHLLAIDHIKEGIGLRGYAQKDPLVEYKKEAFELFEEMSRNIISDILTRLFKIQVREESQVKLQKTQKIQRSGGDGANRPAQKPKKIGRNDPCPCGSGKKYKKCCGKNA; from the coding sequence ATGGTTAAGATTCTGGAGAAGATTTTTGGAACGAAGAATGAAAGAGAGCTTAAGAGATATTTTAAAATTGTTGAGACCATCAATGCACTGGAATCATTAATTTCCAACCTTTCTGATGAAGCTCTGAAAGCAAAAACAGAAGAATTTAAAGAAAGACTTGCCAAAGGACAAAGTCTCGATGACATTTTAGTTGAAGCCTTTGCAGTAGTGAGAGAGGTTGCAAAAAGGACTCTTGGAATGCGACATTTTGATGTTCAGCTCGTTGGTGGACTGGTGTTACATGAAGGAAAGATTGCAGAAATGAAAACAGGAGAAGGTAAAACCCTCGTTGCAACTCTTGCTGCATACTTAAATGCTCTTGAAGGCAAAGGTGTTCATGTGGTAACAGTTAATGATTATCTTGCCAGAAGAGATGTTCAATGGATGGGACCAATATATAATTTTCTGGGGCTAAGTGTTGGTGTAATTCAACCTGATGCTTCTTTCGTTTATGATCCCGCTTACAGAGTTCCTGATAAACGCTTTGATAGGCTTCGTCCATGCAGTAAAAAAGAAGCTTATCTTGCAGACATTACCTATGGAACAAACAATGAGTTTGGATTTGATTATTTAAGAGATAATATGTGCTATAGAATTGAAGAACAGTGTCAGAGAGAACTTAACTATGCAATTGTTGATGAAGTTGACAGTATTCTCATAGACGAAGCAAGAACTCCCCTTATTATTTCAGGTCCTTCAGAGGAGTCAACAGATATTTACTATGCTGTAAACAGAATTATTAAATATTTAAAACCTGAGGAAGACTTTAAGCTTGATGAAAAACTTAAAACAGTTGTTCTCACTGAACAGGGTTCTCGTAAAGCTGAAAGACTTTTAGGAATAGACAATCTCTATGATCCTGCAAATATTCAGACAGTGCATCACATAAATCAGGCAATAAGAGCTCATTACTTCTTTAAGAAAGATGTGGATTATGTCGTAAAAGATGGAAAAGTTATCATTGTTGATGAGTTTACAGGAAGACTTCTTCCAGGAAGGCGCTGGTCCGATGGACTTCATCAGGCAATTGAGGCAAAGGAAGGATTAAAAATAGAGGCGGAAAATCAAACACTTGCAACGATAACCTTCCAAAATTACTTTAGAATGTACAAAAAACTTGCTGGAATGACGGGAACAGCAGATACAGAGGCTGCTGAGTTTGCAGAGATTTATAATCTTGATGTGGTCGTTATTCCAACTCATAAGCCAATGATTAGACAGGATTATCCAGACGCAGTATATAAGACTGAAAAGGCAAAGTATGAAGCAGTTGTTAGAGAAATAGAGGAATGCTACCAAGCAGGAAGACCTGTGCTGGTTGGAACAACATCAATAGAAAAGTCTGAACTTTTAAGCAGAATGCTTAAGAAAAAGGGAATTCCCCACAATGTTTTAAATGCCAAGTATCATGATAAAGAAGCTGAAATTGTTGCCCAGGCTGGAAGAATTGGTGCTGTGACAATTGCAACAAACATGGCTGGAAGAGGAACGGATATACTTCTTGGTGGAAATCCAGAATTTTTAGCAAGGGAAATGCTTGATGGAAAAGATTACACTGAAGAGGAATTTCAGCAGACTTTAAAAAAAGCCAGGGAAGTTTGCGAAAAAGAGCATGAAAAAGTTGTCTCACTTGGTGGTCTCCATATAATTGGAACAGAAAGACATGAATCACGAAGAATTGACAATCAGCTGAGGGGTAGGGCAGGAAGACAGGGTGATCCTGGTTCATCCCGTTTTTACCTTTCTCTTGAAGATGAGCTTCTGAGGCTTTTTGGTGGTGAAAGACTTCAGAGTCTCATGCATTTTTTGAAAATTGAAGATGACATGCCAATTGAAAACAAAATGGTTTCAAAGGCAATTGAAAATGCCCAGAAAAGAGTTGAAGCCCATAATTTTGATATAAGAAAACATTTGCTTAAATACGATGATGTTATGAATACTCAGCGAAAGGAGATTTACTCCTTCCGTAAAGAAGTGCTTGAGAGCAGTTCTTTAAAAGAGAAAGTTTTTGAGTTTCTTGAGACAGAAGTTGATGAACTGGTTGATTTTTATCTATCCGATGAAGACGGAGGTATTGAAAAATTAAAGGAACAGATAAATGTGAGATTTGATGTTGATGTTGATTTGAACAATAAATCAAAGGATGAAATAAAACAGCATCTAATTGAAAAACTTAAGGAAGCCTATGAACAAAAGGAAGCAAAAATTGGCTCTCAACTGATGCGTGATGTGGAAAAGATGATTTTTCTTCATGTAATTGATACGAAATGGAAAGACCATCTTCTTGCAATAGACCATATTAAAGAAGGGATTGGATTGAGAGGTTATGCTCAGAAAGACCCTCTCGTAGAATACAAAAAAGAAGCCTTTGAGCTTTTTGAAGAGATGTCAAGAAATATCATATCAGACATACTTACAAGGTTGTTTAAAATTCAGGTAAGGGAAGAATCTCAGGTTAAACTCCAAAAGACACAAAAGATTCAAAGAAGCGGTGGAGATGGTGCAAATAGGCCTGCCCAAAAACCTAAAAAAATAGGACGGAATGATCCCTGTCCATGCGGTAGTGGGAAAAAATATAAAAAATGCTGCGGTAAAAATGCTTGA
- a CDS encoding Sfum_1244 family protein gives MLNPDFFKTVSYNCDVSDANYWGYFSICTLLLRLRELFKIERGLEPWDSISNEEILPWIEKKEAVWKKLENATLVPIQINGNSYSPFDIDEINSIIVNNGFVYGAGFALFMKPSFFVGSIYRFEKIDGYNVYFIDKEIVRDIFSSPGMSVGDTIFIRLTDIKYRLWEDLQSWRGKNSHEFFLKYGILHDSQISSEEFKKIVNTYSKIVLYHEIAEQQLNSSCWNEMIKKCDNSKTEHILRGIIDFIADFSEKGPVYKAVLERNKELLSLYILTQGAYQKKILKPVFLQIQKALISDDWQKIEEIRNLEFNRWKNNHKQILEIFKLQGFEAVKNLTDKIFVEGGIN, from the coding sequence ATGTTAAATCCAGATTTTTTTAAAACAGTAAGTTATAATTGCGATGTGTCAGATGCCAATTACTGGGGTTATTTTTCAATCTGCACACTGCTACTTCGTCTTAGAGAGCTTTTCAAAATTGAAAGAGGACTTGAACCCTGGGATAGCATAAGCAATGAAGAGATACTTCCGTGGATTGAAAAAAAAGAAGCAGTCTGGAAAAAGCTTGAAAATGCCACCTTAGTTCCAATTCAAATTAATGGTAACTCCTATTCACCCTTTGATATTGACGAAATAAACAGCATTATTGTGAATAATGGCTTTGTTTACGGAGCTGGTTTTGCTTTATTTATGAAACCGAGCTTTTTTGTCGGCTCAATTTACAGGTTTGAAAAAATTGATGGATACAATGTTTATTTTATAGATAAAGAAATTGTAAGAGATATCTTTTCTTCGCCCGGGATGAGTGTGGGTGATACTATTTTCATAAGATTAACAGACATAAAATACAGGCTATGGGAAGATTTACAGAGCTGGAGAGGGAAAAACAGTCATGAATTTTTTTTAAAATATGGAATTCTCCATGACTCTCAAATCTCTTCTGAAGAGTTTAAAAAAATTGTTAATACATATTCAAAAATAGTGCTCTATCATGAAATAGCAGAACAGCAGTTGAACTCATCTTGCTGGAATGAAATGATAAAAAAATGTGATAACTCAAAAACAGAGCATATTTTAAGAGGAATTATAGACTTTATTGCTGACTTTTCAGAAAAAGGTCCTGTTTATAAAGCTGTTCTTGAAAGGAATAAAGAGCTTCTCAGTTTATACATACTTACACAAGGTGCTTATCAAAAGAAGATACTGAAGCCTGTTTTTTTGCAGATACAAAAAGCACTGATATCAGATGACTGGCAGAAAATTGAAGAAATAAGAAATTTAGAGTTTAACAGATGGAAGAACAATCATAAACAAATACTGGAAATTTTTAAATTGCAAGGCTTTGAAGCTGTTAAAAATTTAACAGATAAGATATTCGTGGAAGGAGGAATAAATTGA
- a CDS encoding MoxR family ATPase: MIIKNKKILQILESLQSCLQGKEKAIILSLIAIFSKGHLLIEDFPGLGKTSLAIALSKVLNLSFGRIQCTNDLLPTDITGLSIYSKNTGEFEFKPGPIFNNIVLVDEINRATPKTQSALLEAMAEEQVTVDGKTYKLPKPFFVIATQNPVEIYGTFPLPESQLDRFMMKISIGYPDREAEKQILKEGSSRENLYRLTAAIEKEEIIKIQNEIKQIYISEKIINWIIDFVNATRQDSRILLGISTRAALAITTTAKAYAYFKGRDYVIPEDVKEMIPFVVPHRIILKEEETLKQEVISSILQGISTPP, from the coding sequence ATGATTATAAAGAATAAAAAAATTCTTCAGATTCTTGAAAGCCTTCAAAGTTGCCTTCAGGGTAAAGAAAAAGCGATTATTCTTTCTTTAATCGCCATATTTTCAAAAGGACATCTTCTTATTGAAGACTTTCCAGGTCTTGGTAAAACCTCTTTAGCAATTGCTCTTTCAAAAGTTTTAAATTTAAGTTTTGGTAGAATTCAATGTACCAACGATCTTCTTCCAACAGACATTACAGGACTTTCAATTTACAGTAAAAATACAGGTGAGTTTGAGTTTAAACCAGGTCCTATATTTAATAACATAGTTCTTGTAGATGAAATTAACAGGGCAACACCAAAAACCCAATCTGCTCTCTTAGAAGCAATGGCAGAGGAACAGGTCACAGTTGATGGAAAAACATACAAGCTTCCAAAACCTTTTTTTGTAATTGCCACTCAGAATCCAGTTGAGATTTATGGAACATTTCCATTACCTGAAAGCCAGCTTGACAGATTTATGATGAAAATAAGCATAGGTTATCCAGACAGAGAGGCAGAAAAGCAGATTCTTAAAGAAGGAAGTTCAAGAGAAAATTTGTACAGATTAACTGCTGCTATTGAAAAAGAAGAAATAATAAAAATTCAAAATGAAATAAAACAGATTTACATTTCTGAAAAAATCATTAACTGGATTATTGATTTTGTCAATGCCACAAGACAAGATAGCCGAATTCTTTTAGGCATCTCTACAAGAGCTGCTCTGGCAATTACTACTACGGCAAAAGCCTATGCATACTTTAAAGGAAGAGATTATGTAATTCCTGAAGATGTAAAAGAGATGATTCCTTTTGTGGTGCCCCATCGCATTATACTTAAAGAAGAGGAAACATTAAAACAAGAGGTGATATCATCAATCCTTCAAGGTATTTCAACTCCACCGTAA
- a CDS encoding transglutaminaseTgpA domain-containing protein produces MLLRFITQSKTENIIFVLSILIALIPFTAIFSYISNYVNFIFLLIILASVFLHIKKIFLPIWLLNFISIGLIIMPFLSFSLEDILLPSIEALILILSIRFLSKKSSREYFQIYLLSLLLLGSSSLFNISWIFLIRVLGMLVFTIFAILLLTYMKEVKEDFINFEKIINLFKVAIFICVISIPLSALFFVILPRTPVPLMDIGFSKTKTGFSSTVNLGSVRDIEEDKTIIMRVTMEKLSQELYWRVITFDSFDGKRWRKRVSDKDSANIYGEKINYTVTLEPLTEQYLPVLDYPLKIYIQDISQEYPGVYRMKFSPEKTIKYSATSFVNYHLKEASVSSAYLEIPKIVSEKIINLTQKITSHASNKREIAESILKYLTNYQYALKDLPTGDNPVEDFLFNKKKGNCEYFATAMALMLRIKNIPSRVVGGFKGGTYNEFGGYYIVRASDAHLWVEAWIDGQWHRFDPSGKIYRTHESVIFNLIDYLWNSIVLDYDIKAQFKLAKSLKTPEIKFTREIFLILMSLGILYGFLKIYQYFNKKRDLLNRFFIIMKKQGFERKKYEGLEEFVSKIENSEVKLKAEKFVKEYEKIYFKDREISKEEHKKLKALLEQLNETHDN; encoded by the coding sequence ATGCTCTTGCGGTTTATAACTCAAAGTAAAACTGAAAACATTATCTTTGTGCTTAGCATCCTGATTGCCCTGATACCTTTTACAGCTATCTTTTCATACATTTCCAATTATGTGAATTTCATATTTCTCTTGATAATTTTAGCTTCTGTATTTTTACATATCAAAAAAATTTTTTTACCCATATGGCTACTTAATTTCATATCAATTGGCTTAATTATCATGCCCTTTTTAAGTTTTTCATTAGAGGATATTCTTTTGCCATCAATAGAGGCTCTCATACTCATTCTTTCAATAAGATTTCTCAGCAAAAAAAGCTCAAGAGAGTATTTTCAAATTTACCTTCTTTCCCTACTTTTACTTGGAAGTTCTTCACTTTTTAATATTTCATGGATATTTCTCATAAGAGTGTTAGGGATGCTTGTTTTCACAATTTTTGCTATTTTGCTTCTTACATACATGAAAGAAGTTAAGGAAGATTTTATAAATTTTGAGAAAATTATAAATCTTTTCAAAGTTGCCATATTTATCTGTGTTATCTCAATTCCTTTAAGTGCATTATTTTTTGTAATTCTACCAAGAACGCCTGTTCCTCTTATGGATATAGGTTTCAGCAAAACGAAAACAGGATTTTCTTCCACTGTAAATCTTGGCTCTGTAAGAGATATAGAAGAAGACAAAACAATAATAATGAGAGTAACAATGGAAAAATTATCTCAGGAACTTTACTGGAGAGTAATTACCTTTGACAGCTTTGATGGTAAAAGATGGCGCAAAAGAGTTTCTGATAAAGATAGCGCTAACATTTATGGAGAAAAAATAAACTATACTGTGACTTTAGAACCACTTACAGAACAGTATCTTCCAGTCCTGGATTATCCATTAAAAATTTATATACAGGATATTTCACAGGAGTATCCAGGAGTTTACAGAATGAAATTTTCACCTGAGAAAACAATAAAATACTCTGCCACATCTTTTGTGAATTATCATTTAAAAGAAGCCTCTGTTTCATCTGCCTATCTTGAAATTCCTAAGATTGTCTCAGAAAAAATTATAAATCTCACACAGAAAATTACATCACATGCATCAAACAAAAGAGAAATAGCAGAAAGCATATTAAAATATTTAACTAATTATCAATACGCTTTGAAAGACCTTCCAACAGGTGACAATCCTGTTGAAGATTTTTTATTCAACAAGAAAAAAGGAAACTGCGAATACTTTGCAACTGCTATGGCTTTAATGTTGAGAATTAAGAATATTCCATCAAGAGTCGTGGGAGGATTTAAAGGAGGAACTTATAATGAATTTGGAGGATACTACATAGTAAGAGCCTCTGATGCTCATTTATGGGTTGAGGCATGGATTGATGGACAGTGGCATAGATTTGATCCATCAGGGAAAATCTATAGAACTCATGAGTCTGTTATTTTTAATCTAATTGATTATCTCTGGAACAGTATTGTTCTTGATTATGATATAAAGGCTCAGTTCAAATTAGCAAAATCCTTAAAAACTCCAGAGATTAAATTTACCAGAGAAATTTTTTTAATTCTAATGAGCTTAGGCATTCTTTATGGCTTTCTTAAAATCTATCAATATTTCAATAAAAAAAGAGACCTGCTAAACAGATTTTTTATTATAATGAAAAAACAGGGATTTGAAAGAAAAAAGTATGAGGGATTGGAAGAATTCGTTTCTAAAATAGAGAATTCTGAAGTGAAACTTAAAGCGGAAAAATTTGTTAAGGAATACGAAAAGATATATTTTAAAGATAGAGAAATTTCAAAGGAAGAACACAAAAAACTTAAAGCATTACTTGAACAATTAAATGAAACTCACGACAACTGA
- a CDS encoding L-threonylcarbamoyladenylate synthase, which produces MKLTTTEEINIKEVLKILENNGIIIYPTETLYGIGAKYNSKRSLKKIFEIKKRPEEKSFPLIVNLDHLEMVAEFIPSVAQKLIEKFWPGPLTLLLPAKKNLPEEITKDGKVAVRMPGESFALKLIQESAFPITATSANISGFPAADRIETIIEYFKEAPIDLIIDGGKLLGIPSTIVDTTVEPPKVIRKGAIELSFD; this is translated from the coding sequence ATGAAACTCACGACAACTGAAGAAATAAACATTAAAGAAGTTCTTAAAATTCTTGAAAATAATGGGATAATAATCTATCCCACCGAAACTCTTTATGGAATAGGAGCAAAATATAACAGCAAAAGAAGTCTAAAAAAAATTTTTGAAATTAAGAAAAGACCTGAAGAAAAAAGTTTCCCTCTGATTGTCAATTTAGATCATCTTGAGATGGTTGCTGAATTTATACCTTCAGTAGCACAAAAGCTAATTGAAAAGTTCTGGCCCGGTCCTCTGACCTTGCTTTTACCAGCTAAAAAAAATCTACCGGAAGAGATAACAAAAGATGGAAAAGTGGCAGTCAGGATGCCTGGTGAGTCTTTTGCTTTAAAATTAATTCAAGAATCTGCATTCCCTATTACAGCAACATCGGCAAATATATCAGGTTTTCCTGCAGCAGACCGCATTGAAACTATAATTGAGTATTTCAAAGAAGCACCCATTGATCTTATCATTGATGGAGGGAAACTTTTAGGAATACCATCAACAATTGTGGATACAACAGTTGAACCCCCTAAAGTAATAAGAAAAGGTGCCATAGAGCTATCTTTTGACTGA
- the folK gene encoding 2-amino-4-hydroxy-6-hydroxymethyldihydropteridine diphosphokinase, translating into MHRVFLSIGSNIGEKEKNCFQAITMLEQSGLIIDKKSSIYITKPWGFKNQPDFANMAVEAFTELKPLELLQLLKKIESNMGRRPSIKYGPRIIDIDIIFYDDLILKSEELIIPHPLMHERYFVLKPLSEIAPDFVHPELKLSVKKLLEKL; encoded by the coding sequence ATGCATAGGGTTTTTCTTTCTATAGGCTCAAATATTGGTGAAAAGGAAAAGAACTGTTTTCAGGCTATTACTATGCTTGAGCAGTCAGGATTGATTATTGATAAAAAATCTTCCATTTATATTACAAAACCATGGGGATTTAAAAATCAGCCAGATTTTGCAAATATGGCTGTTGAAGCATTTACTGAGCTCAAACCTCTTGAACTTCTTCAATTATTAAAAAAAATTGAAAGTAACATGGGGCGAAGACCTTCAATAAAATACGGTCCAAGAATTATTGACATTGACATCATTTTCTATGATGACCTTATTTTAAAAAGCGAGGAGCTCATCATTCCCCATCCTCTCATGCATGAAAGGTATTTTGTATTAAAACCATTGAGTGAAATAGCACCTGATTTTGTTCATCCGGAACTTAAATTGTCTGTTAAAAAGTTACTTGAAAAGCTTTAA